DNA from Branchiostoma floridae strain S238N-H82 chromosome 15, Bfl_VNyyK, whole genome shotgun sequence:
CTCAGTGCGCATGTACTGTGCGTCATCACCGTTGACCTGTAGTCGACCTTTGATGATGGGGAACGTTTGGAACAAAAGACCAGAGGGTTGAAGAGTCTCTCCACCGTCTTTCCTACCTGCACACAAAGGACTTCTGTAGTCCGCTGCGCCGTTTGGGTTCGAGAGTGGGAGCTAAGTGGTTTTGTGAAGGCTTTGGAACATGCCAAAAATAGAAAGATCAAGAACTTCTACCTGGTCTACGAAGAAAGGGTTGGTACTTTGTTGAAATGTCCTGAGGTTTGAAGGTGAACAACTTTAAGTAGTAAGtctgaacctcttcaacgagaAGTCTGAAAAGTCATCATGAATAAGCTTAAGGTCGGAATTttgggaagttgttgcctgcTGCCAATGTGGAAGATCAAATTGTAGCTCGATGGCTCAAATGTTACATAATACTCTCGTCGTATAAGGTCTGGTGCCGATGAACAAAACCCtttatatatatagataaatcATTGCACGTCTGGCGTTACAGTTACAGGGAGGAATTTTGTAGGATAAGACATAAGTGCCCGGTCACACATCATATTGGTAAGTCGTAGACGAGAAAAAGTCTAACCGAAAACGTTGTCACAAATCCTTTAATTTTGTGGCTTATTGTGAGGTAATCACCATCGGCAATgctgactgtacatgtagacctCACTTATGAACCAAATAGTTCTGTCCTTGCCTCGTTAAACGTTCTATGACAAGAGAAAAATGACGAATGTGTCCGCGTCCTAGTCGACACATTCTCATCACGACTTTCTACCAACCGCATGTCCCATGGCCCAACTGGGGCCAAGGTAGGCTATAAGTTGGAATTCTTCTATTCTAGCTCCAATTGGCTCCTCCTCTCGCGTCCAAGCAGagcatgactttcctcactttgatTTTACAAATTCACGATTTTTAAAGTTAAGCAGGCGGCCACGCCGCTCTGCTTCCAACCACAGACTCACTCCCAACTATGTTCTGGATATAGCGAAGATCGAGAGGCCATGGTCGACAAGTATAACAGGGCCTGTAATATAAATTACTTACCCGTAGTCGATAGGCTTCCTGCGATGGTTGACCAGGACGATGATGAAGCGCAGCAGACAGAACAGACAGGCCAACCCCAGCAGCACGGCGTTATAGATGTCGTTACGGTCGTCCTTGTTCCAGAAGTGACCAGGGATCTGGAAAAAACATTCATTTGGTGATGTTTAGAACAatctaccagactaactatgCTGGCTATAGGGAGAAGAATTTACTAGAGGAGTTTGGCCACCATAGGGTTTCATTTCCTCACAAGCTGACTGCAAATGGTTACTCTATTTTAGCCGAATTCTACTACCCATAACCTCTTAGGAAGGCCGTGTGAAGGTTATATTTTATAGTAATGAGAGAGTCAGTAATGTTACCCGTTACTCTCAGTTGTGAACCTGCTGTTAATAATAGACTTCAAGTCCTCTTGGACAGGACCTTTAGTCATAGGCCTCGTGATTGAGCAGATCTAGACCTTGggtatgttaaagaacccaccacacttatccaATATAGTAGGGTCACCCAGATGTGAGTTGCTCAAAAATCGCTGCTTGTATTTACTCAACAAAACTGTCCGTCTAACGGTTATTGGAAGCACACGTATTAAAGTATTGAAAGCGGCTTACAGcgatagcctgattaaatctcgcttatagcttGCCACCAAACATCCAACTTTGTGGGACCAGTTACAGCCCAGACGGGCAGGGTTTgttgttaggcttaggtcccatttccgaaacgAGGCCCGatcgggatgtttgcggaaacgaaaaatgaaactgtttacCAAAGAATATATACAGATTATGCTATTGACTATTCCTTTTGaggttttgtgtgttttgttgcttttcttatcatatttttcgtttccgaaagctacaaGGCcaggccccgggttgggaattgggacctaggccttacACAGACTACTCACAGTGCCATCTGACAGCTTGGGGTAGTGGATGAAGATGGCGGTGAGCACCACGATGAGCGTGGGCCAGATGGTGATGGTGTAGCGGCAGTACGGCTCCAGCGGCGTGAAGTTCTCCAGCACGAACCACACCAGCATCAGGAACGCCAGGCCGGAGAACAGGCCCGTGGTCACGTCAACCTGCGGAAAAGACACTCACGTGACTGTGACGTCATGGAACGTCAACCATGTTGGAGGGTTGATTGAAGTCATAATCATTAAAACGTTTGAAAAGCTAGCCGAGAGGACAGATATGTAGTCACGTCAACCTGTGGCAAAGGCATTGGGTGGTCAGGAACCGTGTTTTGACACTCACgtgactgtgacgtcatgtaACGTCAACCATGTTGGAGGGTTGACAAAAGTCATCTTAAAACATCAATCATTAAAACTTTTGAACAGCTGGCCCAGAGAACAGATTTGCAGACACGTCAACCTGCGACAAACACATCGGGGTGGTACCTACGACCGAAGTCATGATCATTATggcatttaaaactttttgaaaaTCTAGCCCGGAAAACAGATCTCTAGACAAGAAACCTTACGACACGACAAAGACATTAGGATAATCAGAAATGACGTTTTGACACTCACATGACGATGACGGTTTGTTTTGAACATCATAACTGGAGGATAtttaaggtttgtttgttttgaacagcATAAATGAAGAAGTAATAGACGTACTATAATGATACTTAGTAGGTCTTTACAAATTGAAGATCAAATTCAGTTTCTGACTCCTTAGGTTTTACCAAGTTCAGAACAGCGGTAGAATTTCTGTACTAATTCCTCTGCCGGTTGCTTACCTGATTGAGTTTTGATCCCCAGTAGACCAGGCAGATGCCGAGGTTGAGGAAGAACAGCACGGTGGTGAAGGTGATGTAGATCCCCAGGCCGTTATGACACAGGAGCCGGACTGCGTACAGGTCGCCCTACATAAAAGGACAGTTACACAAGCCTATAAAAACACAGTTATACAAGACCTGAGTGAAGAAGATACGCTCCAGTAACTTGGTGGAAATCATGCAGATGTGCCGACATTATTGCCTCAATGGCAACTGGCTGTCTTTGATTCTTAATACACGCATAAGGCCTTCAGAAAACCAACTAGAAAAACCGCGATTTATAAAGAATGCCAGCTGTCATTGATGCCAGGTAGTCGGACTCATCGTAATCTGGCATGTCTCAATAGATGTTACGGATAACTGTTTTAACTGTTTTATTGCTAGCTTTTTGTACGGGCATGTTGCCTTCATGATGACTATGGCCATTCCTTACAGAATCTTGTCATATTGTCATTCATCCTCGCCAAATCTCGGTAGTCTGGGCTACTGGACTATCATGATTAACGATAATTATCCCCAAACCTAACAGTACACGTACAGATGTACGTACCAGCACATTGTCCTTCATCCATGCCAAATCTCGGTGCTTTGATGCTCTGGGCTACTGGACTATCATGATTAACGATAACTATCGCCAGAACCTGACGCACGTACCGGCATGTTGTCCTTCATCCAGGCCCGACTACTGGACTATCCTGAAACAACTTCCTGATTAACGATCATTAACGATAACTATCGCCAGAACCTGACGCACGTACCGGCATGTTGTCCTTCATCCAGGCGCCGTCCCTACAGGTGCGGAAGTACGTGGTTGCCAGGCAGACGATGAGGGAGATGACGATGAGCGCCATGAACACCGCGGCAGGGATCATGTGCCGCCCGTCGTACAGGAACTGCCAGCCGATGTTCAGCCCCAGGTTGATGATCCAGGCCACCCAGAAGGGCGTGGGGAGGGCGTTAGGGAACACGTACACGTACTCATGCTTGTACCTGCAGCAAAACAAATGTGGGACATATAACATTTCGATTTTCACATGAACATATGTATAAAGATTCATAAAGTAGAAACAGATCTTGAACCAGTATATCTCACCGAAGAGCTAGTcgtccactggttgtgacaagTAAAACAGAATATATGTACAACAGTATGGACATTTGCAGGAGCCTAGTTTGTACAAGGAAAATTTCCATAGCTCTTTTtcgttaattttttttatgctGGACACACCAATAGGCATATTTGCCTAGATTCTTTTTGGACTTGTCATTTGTCCGAAAGTTTAAAGCCTCATAACTTACCATTTAttcatatacacaatgtattttGGACAGGAGCAAAACATGATTATCTGTCATGATTTTCTTCTGATTTCcccgttgttgttgttcaaaCTAATCGTTATAATTGATCggcattacaaatgtacatctagtTCTGTAACTCTATTTCGGCTATAATATCATAACTACTTGCTATAACTGCTGGTTTAAGATCTGTGGATATGGACAAATAATACCTGATGGTAGATTGTTTACTTTGATAAAGTTTTGattgtcttaaagtttgtagaAATTGAATAAGAACAATAAAATGTCGTCTTCAGCCATTAGCACATGTAATAAAACAAGCAGTCACGGTGGCCGTACCTCCCGCCGGCTGGACTGCCCCCGAAGTCCTAACAAGTCCGAACATATCCGACCCATTTCCGACCTTACTCCAGGCCAATTCCTAACAATTCCTAACAATTCCTAACAAAGTCCTAACCAATTCCTAACAAAGTCCTAACAAAGTCCTAACAATCCGACGAAAATCCGACCAATGGGCAGGGGGAGAAAGGGGGATAACCGACCAATCAGATTCCGTAGCGAGGGGGGAAAGCGAAAACACGACACTTTTACAGTTAGAATCAGACAGAAGACGTGCACGCGCGGGCAGTGGCGCAAAACAAAGTCATCATGCCCAAGAAAGGAAAAAGCGATGAGTATTGGCATCATGTTATGGGGCAGTTTGCCATGGGCAAACATAAATTCTCCACCGGGGCAGGTCCGAAGAACCAGCGGTGGAGGGCGGTGTTGGACAAGATAAGAAGTTGCCCCAAGTTCGACCTCGGTTGGCTCAAGAAAACTGATGTTTTGGGGAGGGCATTGCAGTGTTCATGTGGGTATCATCTGCAAAGGTACGTCAAATATTTAGTTATCATCAATTGAAACTGCTGTATGTAGCTTTCAAGCCTTCTATAATGTTCATGGATAGTGAATTGAGGAACTGAAGTTTGTGAGAATTAGAATTGGAAATTATGTATTTGCATCTGTCTGGCCAGATATTTGTCAGCAGCCATTCACAAATTTATCTTAGCACCAGATGATCCCAGAAAGGATGTATAATAAACAAATTTATTAGTTACTaccagtgagtgagtgagtgagtgagtgagtgagtgagtgagtgagtgagtgagtgagtgaatgaatgaatgaatgagtgagtgagcgagtcagagtgagtgagtgagtgtgaatgattatgaatgagtgaatgaatgagtgagtgagggagtgtgtgtgtgtgtgtgtgtgtgtgtgtgtgaatgtaacAATTTACTCTTAGCAGCTTTCCTAAGTACCAAGTGTTTATATGTCACTTCTTCAACTTTACTCAAGGTagactatagtatatagcatcactttcatggtaaatGTCATGtaagtatgttttctgataaagtaatttctgatacagtagtggcaaaaatcttatgGTATGTGAAAGGCACCTACAGGCGATCAAACAATATGTCAGTTCACGGCTTTGGAAGAACTGGACTCCttagaacaataacaactgatCTCTCCTAGGATagtcgacgattctactggatcgacatctctagatctactgtgacatatacatgtgcaagtgagtgagtgagtgagtgagtgagtgagtgagtgagtgtttgtTAAACAGTGTGACTGTGTGAATATATTCTTATTGGTAgcgtgagtgagtgtgtgagtgagttagtgtgtttgtgtgtgtgtctgtgtttgtgtgcatgcatgtgtgtttgtgtgcgtgcatttgtgtgtgtgtgtatgtgtgtgtgtgtgtgtgtgtattatctTTTGTATTTATCCTCCCTTCAACAACTTCATTGAAATGATACGAATCATCTCAGAGTAGTGGAGATGCTGAGTAGTTTTATTCAAAGTTCAAACCATTGTAATAGTACAGTGGCCAAGTAAGAGGCCAtgcatatataacgttatagatggTACAGCATATGTGTGGGGTCTGAACTTACAATTTAACAGACATGACAAAGAAACTCATGACTACTACTTCATTTTGTCCTCTTCACAGACATCCACAGCCGTTTCCTCAGCAAAACGGACACCTGCATCTTCATCAGTAACAACACAATCACCTGCAACACCTCAAACTTTAACCGTTGTCACAGCTCCATCAACAAGCACATTGGAAACAACAACGGATCGTTCGAAAACTCTTGGGACTTCAAGTCAGTCAGCAATGACAGAAACTGCTCCTGATACAGTCTCCTCAAAGACTGGAAGTATGGTCACCACCACTAAACCCACAAAAAGGAAATCTACAACTGTTCTAACAATGGCGCAAAGAAAACAGCTTCCGACAGTGCAGGTAACAACATCTACCTCTGACAAAACCACAGTCACCGCTGACAAGACAGTGCAGAATAGCACACAAGGATCACAGCTGATATCAAGGTCCACCCTTGACACAACCACACCCTCAGAGACAAATCGTCAGTCAAAGTCAAGTACAGAGGGAAGCAGGTTTCCGACAGTGCAAGTAACAACTTCTACCTCGAGCTCCGACAAAACCACAGTCACCGCTGACAAGACAGAGCAGAATAGCACACAAGGATCACAGCTGACATCAAGGTCCACCCTTCACACAACCACACCCTCAGAGACAAATCGTCAGTCAAAGTCAAGTACAGAGGGAAGCAGGTTTCCGACAGTGCAGGTAACAACATCTACCTCTGACAAAACCACAGTCACCGCTGACAAGACAGAGCAGAATAGCACACAAGGATCACAGCTGACATCAAGGTCCACCCTTGACACAACCACACCCTCAGAGACAAATCGTCAGTCAAAGTCAAGTACAGAGGGAAGCAGGCTTCCTACAATGCAGACACAGTGGGAGACTTTTTTGCCCAAAAAGCTCAGAAATAACATCTCCCCTGCTGATCAGGCATGGATTGCACAGTGTCTATATGACCACAACGGAAAGCTACGGGAGAATCTGCCCAACCAAAATTGGTATCATCCTCCAAGTCCCCAAGTGCCAATGGGTGTCCCACCAGATCCTAACCAGTACTTCCGGCAGAGGATGTTCTTGTGGGCACCGATGCGGATGTGGAAAATACCACTCAACTGTCCCAAGTGTAAACTACAGCTGTCTCATAGTGGGATATACACAAGGGCACGtgaagttgtagacattgactCAAGATACTACCTTGTGAGCTTGGATTACCCGAGGTGCAACAAATGCAAGGTTCCATATTGCCCCTGGAGCACAGATATCCTCAATCAACTCGACGCATACCATAGAAGTACGTTTCCTGCTGTGCTGACAAAGTACGCAGCTCTGGACAAGAGATGTGTCACGCTCATGAAGCCACGCACGCAGGGGAACAGTTCCAGTCTGACTCAACAAGCACTTGAAGAGATTCACAGCGAGGCGTGGGGAAAGAAGTGCATGCATTATCTCTCTGACTGTGAACTTCACAAGAAAGGCACCCAACTGACAGGACTAACATGTCTATACCAAGCACCACCTGCATACCGCCCTCTTCCTCTAGCCCAATGGTTTGAGGCCGTCCACACAAACGAAATTCTTGGACACGAGGATGAGATGAAGGCCATCATCACCAGCACATATGGAAGAGTGCTTAAGATGGACTCAACCAAAaaggtttgtgttttgtttttatccattgttttgcTTGCTTTGCTTTACCGTGGCAAGATTGTAAACCCAGGACTGACCAAAAAGCACAGGTTCTTAAAAAAGACCTGATCCAGTTGACAAAAAGAAAGGttacaatattgaaaatgattACATAGTACTGTTTAACATCTACATGACTCAATATATAATTATCTTAGAACTTAGGTTATTGTGAGAGGTCATCAGGGTCAGCATGCACAACATTGTATAGATTATAGCACTGGGCACAGATTTTTATGTTAACGGACTGAGAGATTGTATTATGATACTTTCAATTATTGTAAGTATTGTGAGCTATTGGTTAGTATCATATTAGGTATCTGTACTGTGGTCCCTCAACAATGAATCTGATACACTAATCCTATGTTGTGAGAAATTATGGGGAAGGTCATATTCCAAGTGCATGTATTCATTTTTTCATCTTCCTTGTATAATGTTTTTCAGGTGACAAAGAAGCTGGCAGGTGACGTGGCCTCTTCGGCCTCATGGATGACCAACATATCCAATGAGGCCGGAGAGGTCCTCAACTCCGTCCTCACAACGGGTGAGGGGGCAGGGCTGCAGGAGGTATGCCAAGGGATCGTCAAGAGATACACCAATGCTCATGAGCCACCCCCTGAAGTGATATATGTGGACACACACTGCTGCAATGACAAAGGTATATataagtactagtatgtcattaTAGATAAAGGACATTGTGTCCtctgttttatgtctgtattcaATTAGATAATTACTTGCTTTACTCAGGGCTCGGTCTTCTTTTTTATATTCAAATTGAGGAGAAAATGAATACATGATACAGTGTTGATATCCACAAATGTTTAGTCTGTATAATGATTTTATTACTTACAAAAATTTATATGGCagaaatatgattttctttgcaTTCTTGGAGCACATGATACTCAAAATGTAATGATGTAATGAAGTCACAAGAAAGTTACATGTAGTGTTTATTGCTCATCTAAGCCACACTGTCTCAAGTTGGTGTTATGCTAGATTTATTGTCATCTGACAACTTGTGCTTTCCATTACAGGTGACCCTAAAGCCCTTACGTATTTCAAACCATGGAGATGCCATGTGAAGCTCGACATCTTCCACTACCTGAGAAGGTTCACGAAAGGGCTCACGACAGAACATCATCCATTGTATGGCACGTTTTGCTCGAAACTGAGCAGCTGCCTCTTTGTGTGGGATGAAGCTGACTACCAGCTGCTACGAGAGGCTAAGAGAGGTGAACTGAAGAAAGAGTTCGCGGGTCAGCATGTCAGCGAGAAGCAGGTGACGGCAGCCATAACAACAAACGAGCTGGCAAGGCACTGCCGCAGGGTCACACGACCAGTGGAACAGATTCGACAGCTGATTGACCAACTCCTCAAGGAGATGGGGGAACTGACAGATACTTCAGGTGTGCGCTTGATCAGTCCTACAAGCATGAAGAAAATCTGGGCTGAGCAACAAAAACACTTGCCATGTATCGTCGACCCTGAGGGAGTCAACCTGTACACCATCACTGGCTACCTGGAGAAAGGTGGGAAGAAGTTGCAGGTCCTCCGGTGTGCAAGAGGCTCATCATCAGTCGAGTCATTCCACAGGCACCAATGCGCCTTTATCCCAGGTGAGTAGAGTACCACTTAAAATTTTTAACAGAGAACATACCTAACTTACGGGGGGATATCTTATGGTAATGCAGTTAAGAGACCCACAACAATTTGAAGGCCTACAACAAGAAACTGGTCTTATGTCTTATGTTTGCATATTATgcttttgctggtgtgttcatCTTTCTTCTTGCTCTTGTTGTTGCTTCTTCTGTCATTTTTGGCAATGCATCAGGGTAATTTGCATTTTGTCTTCATGTTTTGGTGATTTGCCTCAGTGGCAAGCCTAGTGTTAGTTCTgtgtgtgagtagcttgacTAAAGGCAAATTACTAGGAGAGAGACAtctgcattttcttgaaaatgttgtcttttagTTCAAATGCGTCTAGTCCAACTAGATAAGATTAACAGAATCATGATATTGCTGAATATTTTGCCATTGATCATTCAGACAACAAATCCCCCCTCTTGTTTTAGGCTGGAGAGCAAATGCCGCACACACGCAAATGTATATGCTCGAAGGTGGGAGCAGGTGGAACATGAACCGGGCCAGAGAGGCTGTGCACCACACCGAAACGTCCAGGACCAAACTCTACGATGTTCGCCTCATGGCGAACATCAACAACATGAGCATGGGGGTTTTGGGGGAGAAGCTACTGCCCGAGTTTAGTCCTCCTGGCAAGCCCACGGGTAAGGTTTGTTTGATTGTATAAAGAACACCTCTCTCTGATTTAATTCCCTACAAGTCAATTGTAAGGCcgaggaaaaaatgttgtgtttcctgtttccctacctaccctaaaaaacctgccaaccctagaatTTTTTTGGGAGGGCAGTGGAGTCatatagcttccagttagaattttttattcagcctgcatCCTATGTATTACTACCAATCAAATTAAagcactgcttgtcctatctaatgaaggataaatgtaacATGCAAAAAACTAAAGTGTCATCATGCaattactttgttcaactgtattgcaatatgtatcactagagttttggccagcctaaaaaagaaatacaagaaaaaaagattatccctacctaccgaccctaattttttccgGACtcaaacaggaaacacaactttttttcctaggcctggtgcaggtaattttcaatgttacctgcaccagtgcaggtatgcagaaaaagtattttgatccCTGTTTACTAGTTACTAGATATAGTCCTTTCATCGATGACAAATGGTCACTTTTTACTTCATTGGATTCTATTGAGCAAACTTGTTacatctaaccttcatcaaggTTTTTTGGTATGTGCATCCTGTGATTCTATTTTGTATGattacaaaatattttaaaCAGGTTTTAAAACATTATTGATGATTATGTGTTTCAGATGAGCTCATTGCCATTCAGTATCTGCTGGCCCAGTCTGGTAGAGGAGATTTGAATCCATCAGTAG
Protein-coding regions in this window:
- the LOC118431950 gene encoding uncharacterized protein LOC118431950; translation: MHKPIRAFLIAFALCCYLFTIFINIISSNLGLELENYKFFTRRALSKDIDTIRDWFANSIGNTTAQFQFDFTPAGWVFTLWAVIFFWNLIWHLYALTTICRRYKHEYVYVFPNALPTPFWVAWIINLGLNIGWQFLYDGRHMIPAAVFMALIVISLIVCLATTYFRTCRDGAWMKDNMPGDLYAVRLLCHNGLGIYITFTTVLFFLNLGICLVYWGSKLNQVDVTTGLFSGLAFLMLVWFVLENFTPLEPYCRYTITIWPTLIVVLTAIFIHYPKLSDGTIPGHFWNKDDRNDIYNAVLLGLACLFCLLRFIIVLVNHRRKPIDYGTDDRYPDDQEEFAMVNTKRFERQRFSRVA